In the Theobroma cacao cultivar B97-61/B2 chromosome 1, Criollo_cocoa_genome_V2, whole genome shotgun sequence genome, one interval contains:
- the LOC18601389 gene encoding LRR receptor-like serine/threonine-protein kinase FEI 2, translating into MELDWIRRLNVVKGVANALFYMHHDCSPPIIHRDISSKNALLDSEVEAHVSDFGTTNFLKPNSSSLTSLAVAGTLGYMASALAF; encoded by the exons ATGGAATTGGATTGGATCAGGAGGCTGAATGTTGTGAAAGGGGTGGCTAATGCTCTGTTCTATATGCACCATGATTGCTCACCTCCAATAATTCACCGTGACATTTCTAGCAAAAACGCTCTCCTGGATTCAGAAGTCGAAGCTCATGTCTCTGATTTTGGCACGACCAACTTTTTAAAGCCTAATTCTTCTAGCTTAACCTCCCTTGCAGTTGCAGGAACTTTGGGATATATGGCTTCAG CTTTGGCGTTCTAA